The Arachis hypogaea cultivar Tifrunner chromosome 14, arahy.Tifrunner.gnm2.J5K5, whole genome shotgun sequence DNA window tgatgatgatgttgttgcttgctgatttttttatgattactGATTAATGATAATTAGGGCCtgtatttagttaaaaatttgattgttaatttttttgtggTAGAatattatgtaaaattttaaaattttgaattttattagactaataattattgaatttaaatatttaaaattatatattaaattttaattattatttaattaaaccaattgaattttgattaaactATTGAAccaataaataagttattttactGATTCATTGAGCGATTCAGATCTCACCACTTTGGTATTTAATATCTCATACGaatctatttaaaataattttctttagatttatttttcaaatactaTAAATAAAAGATTTAACATGCACTTAAAGAATGCTATTGATCTctaatctttatatttttttcatatattattaacTTGAATGGCGAAATCTCTTAAAGATACACCTTGACTAGAGTAAAAAAATTTGTCACCTTATTACATATCCTTATCTAATAAGTAATAAGTTTATATTTTaccgccaatgagtaatagctcaaatggcatagtcttctcatactcaattaagaagttgcgggttcgagtctcctatctttggtaaaaaaaaaaaaaaattatattctacCATTAGAGATAATCCTAATAATTTCACTTTTGTATACCAATACTTTGATACTAACTTTTATTTGcaaattaaatagtataaatcTTATTATTGCGTTCTCCGAACCAAATGAAGTCATCAGCAACTTTTTACTATCTGTATAGAATAAGGATCATtgctaattaattttattgatgaAGTAGAAAAGGACTAATTAAAGACTCTCTTAGCTTTGGCATAAATTTAGCAGctttaaccatatatatatatgcatgtatccgaatattgaaaagatatgatagtaTATTCCAATTAATTAATGTGTCACATTGTACTTGGCAAGCATAATAACTATATGGTATCGTTGCTTTGTTCACATGAAATGTGGGCATGAATATGGTGACTCCTAACAGCTTTATATACATATACGTGTAAGTTGTAACAAATAGCCATGCATATACAGATTATTCCAATATCTATTTCTAGATTCAGGATCGGATTTTATATTATCAACAAACAATCCTTTCACAAAATGGGTATATTTGTATGTAGCAATCTCATGGTCATAGATGATCTTACTCTCCATCACTAGATTCACTTAAACATTTGGTTCTTCATTCTTTCCACTTTTTTGCCAAATATTCACTTCCACCAAGACAAAAAGTGCAACCATACTTTTTCTTTAGCACTTTCAATTATATAAGATATATTCCATCTGTGAAGAAGGCAAGAAAACATTTATATTAGTCTTTTTTGGCTGAATGATGGAGGGTCTTAATTATTTCTCTACAGTTAGGTCCTTACATCAATCTGAAAATGAATCTCATATACACATATTTGTTTTTTCATTTGAGTTAGAAATTCTATtgtcactacaaaaaaaattatttttaatgacaAAAATTTTAGTAGCAATAATATAATGACTACTATATGtcttatttaacttatatttttgcgATAGATATATATTTGCCATTATTACCACACGTTATAATAATAATTGTCGCAAAAAATTTTTAGCGACAAAGTATAAAACGACTAATATCTAGTTGACTGTAAATATATTAACGATTATTTTTATTGccactaaaaacaaaataaattactaCTCAAAATTATTTGTCTATTAGtatattttcctaatttaaagtTTGGAACTTGTTAACAAGAGATTATTGCATTTATATAAATTTGACTGTTACatatttgaaattagtttttaatgTCTAAAATTGATCATCCGATCAAGTGACTAATTGTTAAGGTGCTGCGTGACTGATTAACTCCTAGATTACAACCAGTTATTTATATATAAGTCAATtaagacttttttttatttgataaaaatttgaTAAACTATTTTAAACTGGTTTTATTTTAACGAACTAGTTTAAAACACTATTTGCATGACATTTTTCTTTAACTAAAATAACCATATAAGATtgttttttaatatgaaaattctCTCTATTATTAAGATGTAGCAGTCCAACAGGAAGAATAAGTAAAGATGATGAGAAGGGGTAAAGTTGTCCAAATAATGTTACTCTTCAAAgatctaaaatattttaaaaagttgacactaaataatatttatacaaattaaaaattagtgattttcttaaaaaaattctaattaacatGAGGGACATAATATAGTTAAATTTGTCCTAGTAAAAGGTATTTCCATTTTGCATGTGCTAATTCTCATCACCAATTTACTGAGATAATGCATGTCCATGTTTTTTTGCATAACTTCTCATAGGAAATATCAGGTATGTACTTATTTAGAAGAGAAATGGATTCCTTTGAACAATCACAGTCATGAATTCATAAATAGAAATTTCAGTAATTAATTAGATTTATGGTATTATTATAGATAGTAACACCAACAACACAAAGCCATGAATAGAATACAGAAATTACATCTTGATACAAAATGTAATAAACTTAATATAATTAGGAACTAtatttacaaataataataatagcagaGTCATGATTCAAATGCAATAAAATcaagaaataaataaaagcatatgtatatagaagattagaagatcatataaaaaataataccaaTCTAGAAAACTTAGTAACATAGCAacataaatatgaaatatcttCATCACTTGCTTCTCTGGCTTCTGCTCTGGCTTTCTTCAGAATGAAGGAACAATGCCATAACCAACTTCTGTAATCAATGGTGTGGAGAACATCTGATCAACTTCAGCTTCAACATCAGTTCTCTTGGCGAATCGGCCTTTGATTCGCGGCCGAGTCTCTGCATAGGCCTTTCTTGATGCATACCTTATGGTCTTCTCGAATTTTcttgtcttcttcttctctctataCCTTAGGACTCTGGCTTCTCTGTCCATTGGAGTGAGATATGAACTCATTTGCATTGGGGTAGGTCCTGAAAATAGGTCAATTGTTCCCTTTGGTGGTCTTGAATGGCAAATTGATCCATTGCTGATTGATGATTCTGGCACTACTCCAACTTCCATTGATGAAACTGATACCTGATTGCCAATACAAAATTGTTTAGCAAACCTTGTTCATTTATTTTTCAATGTCTACTAAACTAgacattaattaatatttttatcatttttttttaccaaagataggagactcgaacctgcaacctcttaattgagtatggagagactatgccaattgagctataactcattggctaatATCTTTATCATTTGAAtacaaaatgaaattcaaatttgattcttAGGTTCATTGTCACTGCAAAAAAGGATGGAATTTCTTGACAAAGAAGTAAAACTTTTACATATGCAATCATTGGTTGGAATATTACAAGATaataaagagaaaatgaaagcatttaaatgctattaaagcatgcaattggtGAAAGGACACAGTATATGCAAGCACCAATTAATCAGGTATAGTTATTACAATTAGTTAATAGGAAATGAAATACATACAcagatttaaataatatatacacaaaattaatatttaacttCTAAATTATGTAACAACATGGTGAATTAGTGAagtaaaaaacaaattaattttgtaaatttaAATCATCCATTTAAAGTATGtatgaaaaattaaatatttagacTTACACTTTGACTAATAGAAGCATTGTAATTGTAGCCTGCTTTGGAAGGCTCAAACTCCAAACCAAGTTGAAAATGCTGAACCGGCACCACACTATCtccgccgccaccaccaccatagCTCTTCTGACCACCGCCACCACCATACTGCTGCTGATAACCATAACGATGATCAACACCATCAACCGCAAAgtggttattgttattgttgctgtgatgatgatgattgttaTCATCATCACCACAAGAATTACAATCCACAAGGTCCAAATACTCGTCAACCTCACCACCAAACAAGAAACCATTATGATTACTCTGTTGttggtggtgatgatgatgattctggttgttgttgctgctgttacTGTTATTATGGTTGTTGTTGGTGCCGGCCGTCACGGCGGCCGTGGTGTTGGTGTTGTTCAACAACAACCAAGAAGCAGCTTCTTCTTcgtcatcatcttcatcttcttcatcttcaaccATCCCAACGAACTCACTATTCGTGCCATTTACTGGGACGGATGGTGGGCCGTACATGGGTCCAATTGGCACCCTCTGGTGACGACTCGCCAGAGGGTTAGCCGAGTGGATGTCAGCGTCGCAGGAGGAACAGAGCGATGCTGCATCCGCCTTACAAAGAAACGCTGCCGGGGCGCGTTCGCAGGCCTCGCATACCCACACGCGCTCGTGGCGTGAGGCCAAGGTGTTGGCGGCGTGCACGCGCGCGTCGCATGACGCGCAGAGGTATGCGGAGTCAGCGCGGCAGAAGACCGCACATGGGGCAGAGCGGCAGGTGTCGCACACGCGCGGCGCCCAggaggtggtgttggtgttggtatcTTCGTCCAACATTTGTGGGAGTTTTTTTATGAATGTTTTGATTTGTGGATTCCGAGGAAAGTGAGGAATGGTGAAGTGAAGTGAAGAAGCTACTAGTAGTTTATTTCTACTAGTAATggaaagaagaacaaagcatgtGAATTGTGAAGTGAGTTTATATGTTAATGTAGAGTTGTAGTGATTTGAAGTTGTTGTTGGTGTTGGAGGGGTTGGTTTTGTTGTGTGGGGGAGAGAATCTAAGGGGTGACACGTGGCAGAAAGTTAGTGGTGTGGGAAGGTTTTGAGATTATCTGTGTGTTGGGTTTGTGGGGTGGATGTGGCTTTGAGTTGAGTATTGAGTTTGTGTTTGTGTGTGTATTTGGTTGTGGGGTGTGGGACCATATCCTTCTTCTCCAAATCTTTGGTAAAGAAGCCAAAGGAGAGAGTGTGTGCCTAAATTCATTATCTAATCTTTTAGGTTGGAACATAAACATGGATGAAAATGAAAGTTTGTGTTTCTTAATCAGAAGTTTTTTAAGGATTAAGTTTTataaaatgtttggtaaccaaagaaaatcagccaaaaaataactataatttactttatttagcattcattaattgttgcgataattaataaatgttaaataaggcaagttctgaCTGTTTTTTTTGTCTCCCTAGCATTACCCTTAAGTTTTATATCGTAGTTCTGAATTAATagagaaaatttatttaagagaacataaaattttaataaaagacattttaaattttatatattatatataagtgTAAAAGAATTTTGTTAAGACaactaatataattatatattattcacattaataaaaataattaattttaaatttattatttaaaaattatttaaatatacaaATCCAATtagataattatgtaaaattatttatactattagcacatcaaaattaaattcttagatTAGTAGTTTATAAGGAAATTAGACCGAAAGAGTAgtctaaaatttaataaaaagattaatttcagttctgaatttttaattatcaaaatacatATATTTTAGTTGGTGATATTTAAGTATGATTTTATAAAACGTTAAAAGAGTTAGAGATATATATCTTGCTAATTCTAATTATATGATTATTAGGATAGGGAAATGTTTGGTAGCCAAAGAAAATTAGtcaaaaacagccataacttgccttatttagcatttattacttgttgcgataattaatgaatgctaaataaaataaattatgaatattttttttgtctccctAACATTATCCATTATGTTATATTAAAGGACATAAACTATAGAATATCTTATCCCTACCTTTGtagtttaattatttgttttggcTTGCTCTACTAGTGGCTCATTTGCTCCACCAAGTGGGTTTAAAGAAGGGTTTGAATACTAGGTTTCATTTTTTTAATGCATAAAACTTTATTAACtacttttcttttttactttcattttttaattttaattatgagGGGGAACTAGTTTGTCAGCAAACCTATAATAACACAAGTGATTTTTACAATTCACTTTATATTTTGTTTGGGTATTTTATGTGGAAACactgtttttctattttacatttcagaaaaagaatagaaaaacttttgaatatttttggactagaaattttaattattaattttaattaatatatattttttataattaaaattaacgactAAACTTATTAGAACACCACTATTTTAGGAACATTTAAAATTCTTCCGAAAGAATAATGGATTAAAATCAGTGTATCAATGTATCATGTATTACCATGCATTAACTATTTAATTTACAATGTGTAAAATCAGTTTTTATATACTACAATTTTCAGTTGGATTAAATTCATGGCCTAATGtaatataaattcatatataaatatCACTTATTCTGCCATGACCGACATTTTTATTACATAATGGTAATATTTTGATTAAATTGCCTGAGCCCACAACATTATCTTAGCTTCTTTAGTTCGTTGTTTTCTAAAGTAATCCAAATTATCATTCAGTAGGAATCTACAATCATTATCTATCTTGTCAAGCATTACTATTACATTACTACttgtaattttaaaaagtaataatttcttttcccaataatattataaattactaATAATCGTATTAGCTAGTATGTCAATTCTAGAAGTAGATATCTACTTTagcttattaaattaaaaataattaatacgtTTCATAAAATGACATAGTATAGTACTAGTGGTGCcattataaagaaaaaaagaattccAATGTGAAGAAGGTATCAATGCAATGTGCAAAAGTTAGTCAAATATAAACAACTTTGAGGGACACCGGATGCACTAGTTGAGGGTTGGAAGTTGGTCTAATAATTGCAATAAGCACATAATAATGTGCAATAATAAggtaagtgtatatatatatatatgtaggtaTGTGTATTTAGGTTAGTAGGttaccatatatatacatataaaagggACAATGAAAAATGTATGTTTTATTTTTCTGTCACCAcactatatataatttaatttatgagagGAATTAAATTATGATGCAGACCCACTAAAGGGATTCAAATAGGATCGTACATAGCTACCAAAAATTTTGTGGAACTGTTAAATGGTGTGGAGCACATTATATTTGAGGTATGCATCTATTCTCTATGTAAACATCAAGTAAGTTTGGTGGGGCaacaatctttaaaaaaaaataattaattaattatttaatttctacaGAATGTAATAAG harbors:
- the LOC112744683 gene encoding zinc finger protein CONSTANS-LIKE 2, yielding MLDEDTNTNTTSWAPRVCDTCRSAPCAVFCRADSAYLCASCDARVHAANTLASRHERVWVCEACERAPAAFLCKADAASLCSSCDADIHSANPLASRHQRVPIGPMYGPPSVPVNGTNSEFVGMVEDEEDEDDDEEEAASWLLLNNTNTTAAVTAGTNNNHNNSNSSNNNQNHHHHHQQQSNHNGFLFGGEVDEYLDLVDCNSCGDDDNNHHHHSNNNNNHFAVDGVDHRYGYQQQYGGGGGQKSYGGGGGGDSVVPVQHFQLGLEFEPSKAGYNYNASISQSVSVSSMEVGVVPESSISNGSICHSRPPKGTIDLFSGPTPMQMSSYLTPMDREARVLRYREKKKTRKFEKTIRYASRKAYAETRPRIKGRFAKRTDVEAEVDQMFSTPLITEVGYGIVPSF